One Capricornis sumatraensis isolate serow.1 chromosome 8, serow.2, whole genome shotgun sequence genomic region harbors:
- the FOXJ1 gene encoding forkhead box protein J1, producing MAESWLRLSGVGAAEEPGPEGGLEEPDALDDSLTSLQWLQEFSILNAKAPALPSGGTDPHGYHQVPGSAAPGSPLAADPACLGQPHTPGKPTSSCTSRSAPPGLQAPPPDDVDYATNPHVKPPYSYATLICMAMQASKATKITLSAIYKWITDNFCYFRHADPTWQNSIRHNLSLNKCFIKVPREKDEPGKGGFWRIDPQYAERLLSGAFKKRRLPPVHIHPAFARQAAQEPSAAPWAGPLTVNTEAQQLLREFEEATGEAGWGAGEGRLGHKRKQPLPKRVAKVPRPPSTLLLTQEEQGELEPLKGNFDWEAIFDAGTLGGELGSLETLELSPPLSPASHGDVDLTVHGHHIDCPATWGASVEQAADSLDFDETFLATSFLQHPWDESGSSCLPPEPLFEAGDATLATDLHDWASVGAFL from the exons ATGGCGGAGAGCTGGCTACGCCTCTCGGGGGTAGGGGCGGCGGAGGAGCCCGGGCCGGAGGGCGGCCTGGAGGAGCCCGACGCTCTGGATGACAGCCTGACCAGCCTGCAGTGGCTGCAGGAATTCTCTATTCTCAACGCCAAGGCTCCCGCCCTGCCCTCAGGGGGCACCGACCCCCACGGCTACCACCAGGTGCCAGGCTCGGCCGCGCCGGGGTCTCCCCTGGCGGCCGACCCCGCCTGCCTGGGGCAGCCGCACACACCCGGCAAGCCCACGTCGTCGTGCACGTCGCGGAGCGCGCCCCCGGGGCTGCAGGCCCCGCCTCCCGACGACGTGGACTACGCCACCAACCCGCACGTGAAGCCGCCCTACTCATACGCCACGCTCATCTGCATGGCCATGCAAGCCAGCAAGGCCACCAAGATCACCCTGTCGGCTATCTACAAGTGGATCACGGACAACTTCTGCTACTTCCGCCACGCTGATCCCACTTGGCAG AATTCCATCCGCCACAACTTGTCCCTGAACAAGTGCTTCATCAAGGTGCCTCGGGAGAAGGACGAGCCTGGCAAGGGGGGCTTCTGGCGCATCGACCCCCAGTATGCAGAGCGGCTGCTGAGCGGGGCCTTCAAGAAGCGGCGGCTGCCCCCGGTCCACATCCACCCAGCCTTCGCCCGCCAGGCCGCACAAGAGCCCAGCGCCGCCCCATGGGCCGGGCCGCTGACCGTGAACACCGAGGCCCAACAGCTGCTGCGGGAGTTCGAGGAGGCCACTGGGGAGGCGGGCTGGGGCGCAGGCGAGGGCAGGCTCGGGCATAAGCGTAAACAGCCGCTGCCCAAGCGGGTGGCCAAGGTCCCTCGGCCCCCCAGCACCCTGCTGCTCACCCAGGAGGAGCAGGGCGAGCTGGAACCCCTCAAGGGCAACTTTGACTGGGAGGCCATCTTCGACGCTGGCACTCTGGGCGGGGAGCTGGGCTCGCTGGAGACCCTGGAGCTGAGCCCGCCACTGAGCCCCGCCTCACACGGGGACGTGGACCTCACCGTCCACGGCCACCACATCGACTGCCCAGCCACCTGGGGGGCTTCAGTGGAGCAGGCTGCCGACAGCCTGGACTTCGACGAGACCTTCCTGGCCACGTCCTTCCTGCAGCACCCTTGGGACGAGAGCGGCAGTAGCTGCCTCCCCCCGGAGCCCCTCTTTGAGGCCGGAGATGCCACCCTGGCCACTGACCTGCACGACTGGGCCAGCGTGGGTGCCTTCTTGTAA